Proteins encoded by one window of Ulvibacter sp. MAR_2010_11:
- a CDS encoding RNA polymerase sigma factor translates to MEQPNALILEMQQRNEKAFSKIYSMYSEAIYGVIYSIVLDSDIAEEVLQDVFIKVWDNSSSYDIDKGRFFTWLLNIARNAAIDKIRSKAYKNTKKNLSTSNFVDILAGSDSLNQRTNAIGIKKFVDALKPACIKIIDLLFFKGYTQVEAAETLKIPLGTLKTRNRNCIQDLRTMVLG, encoded by the coding sequence ATGGAACAACCCAATGCTTTAATTCTTGAAATGCAGCAGCGTAATGAAAAGGCATTTTCGAAAATTTATTCGATGTATTCTGAAGCGATTTATGGTGTTATTTATAGTATTGTTTTAGACAGTGATATTGCCGAGGAGGTCCTTCAAGATGTGTTTATTAAGGTCTGGGACAATTCATCCTCTTACGACATCGATAAAGGCCGATTTTTTACCTGGCTACTTAACATCGCACGAAACGCCGCAATAGATAAAATTCGATCCAAAGCATATAAGAACACCAAGAAAAACCTAAGTACTTCAAATTTCGTAGATATTCTGGCTGGAAGTGATAGTTTAAACCAAAGGACAAATGCCATAGGAATTAAAAAGTTTGTCGATGCATTAAAGCCTGCCTGTATTAAAATTATTGACCTACTCTTTTTTAAAGGGTATACGCAGGTGGAAGCGGCCGAAACATTAAAAATTCCATTAGGAACCTTAAAAACACGAAACAGAAATTGTATTCAGGATCTTAGAACTATGGTTCTGGGTTAA